A single Crateriforma conspicua DNA region contains:
- a CDS encoding PEP-CTERM sorting domain-containing protein — translation MKHFIILIAGGVAAMLSSPASAAISAFSDDFQSTGATFSPWVVFSDNGGFPGGYFISEPATNNAQIFQLADDGAGNQYLNFFANYDNAAVHNRSNPGQDPMSPNAQEAISFFVEYQFTAADTSSGDTWTFDFDYAFNPAAPPAGDTEVGAFIRVFDPAFNLLGGDTLDTGDATGAFLSASTLSVTLDPTWTEGRIQFGFNNLVGNYDSSGMFYDNVEFRNASAVPEPSTVAFFSIGMISIGARRRFRQRRKES, via the coding sequence ATGAAACACTTCATTATTTTAATTGCCGGGGGTGTTGCTGCGATGCTGTCAAGTCCGGCATCCGCTGCGATCTCGGCCTTTTCAGACGACTTTCAATCCACGGGCGCCACCTTCTCGCCTTGGGTTGTTTTTTCTGACAACGGCGGATTCCCCGGAGGCTATTTCATTTCCGAGCCGGCGACGAATAACGCTCAAATTTTTCAACTTGCCGACGATGGGGCTGGCAATCAGTACTTGAATTTCTTCGCCAATTACGACAATGCGGCTGTTCATAACCGTAGCAATCCTGGCCAAGATCCGATGTCACCAAACGCGCAAGAAGCAATCAGCTTTTTCGTTGAATATCAATTCACCGCAGCTGACACGTCATCAGGAGATACTTGGACGTTTGACTTTGACTACGCATTTAATCCAGCCGCGCCGCCAGCAGGCGACACCGAGGTCGGTGCATTTATTCGTGTCTTTGATCCGGCGTTCAACCTGTTGGGCGGAGACACCCTAGACACAGGCGACGCGACTGGAGCCTTTCTGTCAGCTTCAACGCTGTCGGTGACTCTGGATCCCACTTGGACCGAAGGTCGCATTCAATTCGGCTTTAATAACCTCGTGGGCAACTATGACAGTTCGGGGATGTTCTACGACAATGTTGAGTTCAGGAATGCTAGCGCTGTTCCCGAACCCAGTACGGTAGCTTTCTTCTCGATTGGTATGATCAGCATTGGGGCTCGCCGACGATTCCGTCAGCGACGAAAGGAATCATAA
- a CDS encoding DUF481 domain-containing protein, which yields MDRPIDHRAVSLPFLLFVTLLMVSGNLTSTTSAFGQSSVPTEPWLQAPIISEPIPTPVPMPEEPVIHGQTVDFDAVIGSQAVAESPPLQQEVIRWYQYPWRWMTQGWENHAEFGLDGSEGNADTLAIQTGLEMKRSTDAYTLAIDFDYRQASSRSVLTEDNARLNIDYDRLLGDSNWSAFGKLGFEYDDFKAFDLRLNLNGGLGYYWIRNDRTSFVTRFGAGASREFGAPIDDWTPEAVFGLDAEHQLNSRNKLKGKVDYFPSWEDFSDYRLVTDLAWEILLNEAENFSLKLAVTDRYDSTPQGALANDVYYSMLLLYKF from the coding sequence ATGGACCGACCAATCGATCACAGAGCGGTTTCGTTGCCGTTTCTGCTATTCGTCACGCTTCTCATGGTTTCAGGCAATCTGACCAGCACGACATCGGCCTTCGGTCAGTCGTCGGTGCCGACCGAGCCTTGGCTACAGGCGCCGATCATTTCCGAACCGATCCCGACCCCGGTGCCGATGCCGGAGGAACCCGTGATCCATGGGCAAACGGTGGACTTTGATGCCGTCATTGGATCGCAAGCGGTGGCCGAATCGCCGCCGCTGCAGCAAGAGGTCATTCGTTGGTACCAATACCCGTGGCGGTGGATGACGCAGGGTTGGGAAAACCATGCGGAGTTCGGTTTGGACGGCAGCGAAGGCAACGCCGACACACTGGCCATCCAAACCGGTCTGGAAATGAAGCGTTCCACCGACGCGTACACCCTGGCGATCGACTTTGATTACCGCCAAGCCAGCAGCCGCAGCGTTCTGACCGAAGACAACGCGCGACTGAATATCGACTATGACCGATTGTTGGGTGACAGCAATTGGTCGGCATTCGGCAAGTTAGGCTTTGAGTATGACGATTTCAAAGCCTTCGATTTGCGTCTGAACCTGAACGGTGGTCTCGGGTATTACTGGATTCGAAACGATCGAACTTCGTTTGTGACTCGTTTCGGTGCCGGTGCGTCGCGTGAATTCGGGGCTCCGATTGACGACTGGACTCCGGAGGCGGTGTTCGGCTTGGATGCGGAGCATCAGTTGAATTCACGCAACAAACTGAAAGGCAAGGTCGATTACTTCCCCAGTTGGGAAGATTTCTCCGACTATCGCCTGGTCACCGACTTGGCGTGGGAGATCTTGCTGAACGAGGCCGAAAACTTCAGCCTGAAGCTGGCCGTGACCGACCGCTATGACAGCACACCGCAAGGCGCTTTGGCCAACGACGTCTATTATTCGATGCTGTTGCTGTACAAATTTTAG
- a CDS encoding ROK family protein — MSYFIGVDVGGTTSTICMGDHQGQLIELSDQFRTRSNDGPGATVDDIVAEILRSADRLHLSLDDFPVVTLATPGPATIDGVLHGSPNLNHPDWNHCPIREMLQEKLRETAPAIEVRYLGDGQAAALGEFAVRRGDLKIDAKLAQHTGLNLDRPNKQLDSLFMIAVGTGFGGGEVREGKVVRGRKGRAGHAGHILLPVDAFRYPQDRELKVGNTFNAVESAVSLTALTHQLAYRLKLDDWKDHPLNSVEGTDKDRAKQLRELAADGDALAIELFDDQAKALGMALLMLQYIGDYDLLVVGGGVCDLAPDVRQRYLRIAQESFYDHALDGFRDFTDIEFSDCGDSAAVIGAYVDALSANEA, encoded by the coding sequence GTGTCATATTTCATCGGCGTCGATGTGGGCGGAACAACGTCCACGATTTGCATGGGTGACCATCAGGGTCAACTGATCGAACTGTCGGATCAATTTCGCACCCGTTCCAACGATGGCCCCGGTGCGACCGTGGACGACATCGTTGCCGAAATCCTGCGTTCGGCGGATCGTCTGCATCTGTCCTTGGATGACTTTCCGGTCGTGACCTTGGCAACGCCCGGGCCGGCCACCATCGATGGTGTGCTTCACGGGTCACCCAACCTGAATCATCCGGATTGGAACCATTGTCCGATCCGCGAAATGTTGCAGGAGAAGTTGCGTGAAACCGCGCCGGCGATCGAGGTCCGCTATCTGGGCGACGGCCAGGCCGCGGCATTGGGCGAATTTGCCGTGCGGCGAGGCGATTTGAAGATCGATGCAAAATTGGCCCAGCACACCGGGCTGAATTTGGATCGTCCCAACAAACAACTCGATTCGCTGTTCATGATTGCCGTGGGCACCGGCTTTGGTGGTGGCGAAGTTCGTGAAGGCAAAGTCGTCCGCGGTCGCAAGGGTCGTGCCGGACACGCCGGACACATTCTGTTGCCGGTCGACGCCTTTCGTTATCCCCAAGATCGCGAATTGAAAGTCGGCAACACCTTCAACGCGGTCGAATCCGCCGTGTCATTGACCGCGCTGACACACCAACTGGCGTATCGCTTGAAGCTGGACGATTGGAAGGATCATCCGCTGAACAGTGTCGAAGGCACCGACAAGGACCGTGCCAAACAGCTTCGTGAATTGGCGGCCGACGGCGACGCACTGGCCATCGAACTTTTCGACGACCAAGCCAAAGCGCTGGGCATGGCATTGTTGATGCTGCAGTACATCGGTGATTACGACCTGTTGGTCGTCGGCGGTGGCGTCTGTGACCTGGCACCCGATGTGCGTCAGCGTTACCTGCGGATCGCCCAAGAATCGTTCTACGATCACGCGTTGGACGGATTCCGGGATTTTACCGACATCGAGTTTTCCGACTGTGGCGACAGCGCCGCGGTCATCGGGGCCTATGTCGACGCCTTGTCGGCAAACGAAGCCTAA
- a CDS encoding M28 family peptidase, with protein MPSNTRRATPLLAVAATLVVAGIALVAIGIQSGGGLDNDIAAAPARTAIPAPYDADRAMGYLRQICDIGPRPTASAGMETQQAFLKRHFESLGGTVRLQSTRIRHPETGDVIPMANLIASWHLDRPKRFLLCAHYDTRPFPDRDRRNPKGRFVGANDGGSGVAGLMEMAHHLDQLPPDVGVDLVMFDAEEFVFDERRDKYFLGSTYFAQQYRMQPPQSPYTAGVLLDMVGDKELKIYYERNSLKYARQVAHQIWDVADDLGVTAFVPRSRHEIRDDHLPLNQIAGIPTVDLIDFDYPRPGLGAPQYWHTEQDIPENCSGESLAAVVWVVHQWLQRQ; from the coding sequence GTGCCGTCCAACACGCGACGGGCGACACCGCTGTTGGCCGTCGCCGCAACCTTGGTGGTGGCGGGCATCGCACTGGTCGCGATTGGAATTCAGTCCGGCGGCGGTTTGGACAACGACATCGCCGCCGCGCCGGCGCGCACCGCGATCCCGGCACCCTACGATGCGGATCGCGCGATGGGATACTTGCGCCAGATCTGTGACATCGGGCCCAGGCCCACGGCCAGTGCCGGCATGGAAACCCAGCAAGCGTTTCTGAAGCGTCACTTCGAATCGCTGGGAGGAACGGTTCGCTTGCAATCGACGCGTATCCGGCATCCGGAAACGGGCGATGTCATCCCGATGGCCAACCTGATCGCATCATGGCACTTGGATCGTCCGAAACGATTCCTGTTGTGTGCCCACTACGACACACGTCCGTTCCCCGATCGAGACCGCCGCAATCCCAAAGGTCGCTTTGTCGGGGCCAATGACGGTGGCAGCGGAGTCGCGGGTCTGATGGAAATGGCTCATCACTTGGACCAGTTGCCGCCGGATGTCGGCGTGGACTTGGTCATGTTTGACGCCGAAGAATTCGTCTTTGACGAGCGGCGTGACAAGTACTTTCTGGGTTCCACCTATTTCGCCCAACAGTACCGAATGCAGCCGCCCCAATCGCCGTACACCGCCGGCGTGCTGTTGGACATGGTCGGCGACAAAGAACTAAAGATCTATTACGAACGCAACAGTTTGAAGTACGCCCGCCAAGTGGCGCATCAAATTTGGGACGTGGCGGACGATTTGGGGGTCACCGCATTTGTCCCGCGCAGTCGCCATGAAATTCGTGACGACCATCTGCCATTGAATCAGATTGCGGGCATTCCGACGGTGGACTTGATCGATTTCGATTATCCCAGGCCTGGACTGGGTGCCCCGCAATACTGGCACACCGAACAAGACATCCCCGAAAACTGCAGCGGCGAAAGTCTGGCCGCGGTGGTTTGGGTCGTGCATCAATGGCTACAACGGCAATAA
- the pepF gene encoding oligoendopeptidase F: protein MSSSSSTMPTESLPQRQDVPAEHCWDLSSLYADAPTWEADFAKLDGMIETFATFQGRLGESTETLIAALDFDRDFDQIAERLGTYAFLKTTEDQTDSDAQAMKSRFQNLAVRAGQAASFMRPELLAIDPQRMDELMDDPAVQPYRLQLERVLRFRPHTLSDREERLLAMQGEMASAAGNAFRQLNDADLKFGHITDHKGRRQELSHASFAQFLQSPDRGVRKAAFNQYYEQFQAHENTLAATLAGSVQRDVYYARARNHESSLESALFPDNVPTDVYDNLITAVRGALPAVHHYFDVRRRKMGLDDLHHYDTYVPILSDVEKHHTWDQAVDVVLKSLAPLGQAYVDTLAEGLRGRWADRFPNRGKQSGAFSCGSFDGDPYILMNFKEEVLNDVFTLTHEAGHSMHSWYSASEQPFQYYNYTIFVAEVASTFNEQLLTRYMLDHAADDNERAYLINNELDSIRATVVRQTMFAEFEKKTHEMCEAGEPLTVKSLRAAYRELLDAYFGPDFVIDESLELECFRIPHFYRAFYVYKYATGLSAAVALSTRVLEGGEQELDDYLSFLKGGCSKDPLDLLRDAGVDMTHPQPVQTTLDRFATLTAELDQLV from the coding sequence ATGTCCTCATCATCTTCGACCATGCCGACCGAATCGCTGCCACAACGTCAAGACGTCCCGGCCGAACACTGTTGGGACTTGAGCAGCCTGTACGCCGATGCCCCGACGTGGGAAGCGGACTTTGCCAAGCTGGACGGGATGATCGAAACATTCGCGACCTTTCAGGGACGCTTGGGGGAATCCACCGAAACCTTGATCGCGGCTTTGGATTTCGATCGCGACTTCGATCAGATCGCCGAACGTCTGGGGACGTACGCGTTTTTGAAAACGACCGAAGACCAGACCGACAGCGATGCGCAGGCAATGAAGTCGCGTTTCCAAAACCTGGCCGTCCGTGCGGGCCAAGCGGCCAGCTTCATGCGACCCGAATTGCTGGCAATTGATCCGCAACGCATGGACGAATTGATGGACGATCCGGCGGTGCAGCCGTACCGATTGCAGCTGGAACGAGTGCTGCGATTTCGTCCGCACACCTTGAGCGATCGTGAAGAACGTTTGTTAGCGATGCAGGGTGAAATGGCCTCGGCCGCCGGCAATGCATTCCGTCAACTGAATGATGCCGATTTGAAATTCGGGCACATCACCGATCACAAGGGCCGCCGGCAAGAGCTATCGCATGCCAGTTTCGCACAATTCTTGCAAAGCCCGGATCGTGGCGTGCGAAAGGCCGCGTTCAATCAGTATTACGAACAATTCCAAGCACACGAAAACACGTTGGCCGCAACCCTGGCCGGCAGCGTCCAGCGGGACGTGTATTACGCTCGTGCACGCAATCACGAAAGCAGTTTGGAATCCGCGTTGTTCCCCGACAATGTGCCGACCGACGTCTATGACAATTTGATCACCGCAGTTCGCGGCGCCTTACCGGCCGTGCACCATTACTTTGATGTCCGGCGCCGCAAAATGGGGCTGGACGATCTGCATCACTATGACACCTACGTGCCGATTCTTAGTGATGTGGAAAAGCACCACACCTGGGACCAAGCGGTCGATGTCGTTTTGAAATCGCTTGCACCCTTGGGCCAAGCCTATGTCGACACGTTGGCCGAAGGCTTGCGTGGCCGATGGGCCGACCGGTTCCCCAATCGCGGAAAACAAAGCGGCGCGTTCAGCTGCGGCAGCTTCGACGGTGACCCGTACATTCTGATGAACTTCAAAGAAGAAGTCCTGAATGATGTGTTTACGTTGACACACGAAGCCGGACACTCCATGCACAGTTGGTACTCGGCATCGGAACAGCCGTTTCAGTATTACAACTACACGATCTTTGTGGCCGAAGTCGCCAGCACGTTCAACGAACAATTGTTGACTCGATACATGCTGGACCATGCGGCCGACGACAACGAGCGTGCGTACTTGATCAACAACGAACTGGACAGCATCCGTGCGACAGTGGTGCGCCAAACCATGTTCGCGGAATTTGAAAAGAAGACGCATGAGATGTGCGAAGCCGGCGAACCGTTAACGGTCAAATCGCTTCGTGCCGCCTATCGTGAATTGTTGGACGCTTACTTTGGCCCTGATTTCGTCATCGACGAATCCTTGGAACTGGAATGCTTCCGCATCCCACACTTCTATCGTGCGTTCTATGTGTACAAATACGCCACGGGTTTGAGTGCCGCCGTTGCACTGTCCACTCGCGTGTTGGAAGGCGGCGAGCAAGAACTGGATGACTACCTTTCGTTCCTTAAGGGCGGATGCAGCAAAGACCCGCTGGACCTTTTGCGTGATGCCGGCGTCGACATGACGCATCCGCAACCGGTGCAGACCACGCTGGATCGCTTCGCGACATTGACCGCCGAATTGGACCAGTTGGTGTAG
- the nifJ gene encoding pyruvate:ferredoxin (flavodoxin) oxidoreductase, whose amino-acid sequence MSEPQYVTVDGNEAVARIAHLASEVIAIYPITPASSMGELADQWTSQGKRNVFGVSPTVIEMQSEAGAAGTVHGALQAGALSTTFTASQGLLLMIPEMYKIAGQLLPTVFHVAARSLATHALSIFGDHSDVMAARATGWAMLCSAGVQEAQDFALISHAATLQVRVPFLHFFDGFRTSHEVSKIVQVSEDDVRAMIDEDAVVACRDRALTPDHPVVRGTSQNPDVFFQSREAANLYYCGLGHMLQATMDRFAKLTGRQYHLYQYEGAPDADRVIVIMGSGTGAVREAVQRLNEQGQKVGVLSVKLYRPLDAQRLIEALPDTVNSVAVLDRTKEPGAIGEPLYQDFVVALDEQWAETHRHRAENPPRVIGGRYGLSSKEFTPAMAARVFDELTQSGAKKHFTIGIYDDVTRLSLDWDVDFCTESDAVTRAVFYGLGSDGTVGASKNTVKIIGENTPLYAQGYFVYDSKKSGSTTVSHLRFGPQPIDSTYLIDEATFVGCNQFPFMKRLDVLKSASRGATVLLNSPYDADHVWDQLPATAQQQILDKDLSLYVVDAYSVAKKAGMGNRINTIMQTCFFALSDILPTEQAVDLIKESIRKTYGKRGDEVVQKNFGAVDAAIEGLEKVDVPGEVTTTLQPMPAVSGDTTEFVDLVTAQLIAGAGDLLPVSALPVDGTFPVGTSKFEKRSIAQEIPIWDADLCTACGLCSLVCPHAAIRAKVYPVELLVDAPESFASAAWKDKASPGQAMTIQVSPDDCTGCRVCVDVCPAKSKTVENHKAIDMMPMQDHAEVERKNYGFFESIPEFERSSVKQTTVKGAQLLKPLFEFSGACSGCGETPYIKLMTQLFGDRAVIANATGCSSIFGGNLPTAPWTTDDEGRGPAWANSLFEDNSEFGLGIRLSIDHQRQQAEHLLRCMQPKVGDELVDAIVAFHGGPEAQVEQQRQRVAQLKQALSGLGDDPMAADLLERADALVPKSVWIVGGDGWAYDIGFGGLDHVISTGANVNILVLDTGVYSNTGGQNSKATPRAATAKFAAGGKAGRKKDLGMIAMSYGNAYVAQIAMGANPNQTMKVFHEAESFVGPSLILAYSPCIAHGIAMGTGMTHQKDVIASGLWPLYRHDPRLKDEGKNAFRLDSRKPKITFAELAKQEGRFAAVSRTDPQRAEQLYQLAQDDIDQQWRRYESLAAETE is encoded by the coding sequence ATGTCCGAACCACAGTATGTAACCGTTGATGGCAATGAAGCGGTTGCCAGAATCGCTCACTTGGCCAGCGAAGTGATCGCGATTTATCCCATCACCCCCGCGTCGTCGATGGGGGAATTGGCGGATCAATGGACCAGCCAGGGCAAACGGAACGTGTTCGGCGTTTCGCCTACCGTGATCGAAATGCAAAGCGAAGCCGGTGCCGCCGGCACGGTTCACGGCGCGCTGCAGGCCGGAGCATTGTCGACGACGTTCACCGCGTCGCAGGGTTTGCTGCTGATGATTCCGGAGATGTACAAGATCGCCGGACAGTTGTTGCCCACCGTTTTCCACGTTGCCGCGCGGTCCTTGGCGACTCATGCGCTGTCCATCTTTGGCGACCACAGCGACGTGATGGCGGCTCGCGCGACGGGCTGGGCCATGTTGTGTTCTGCTGGCGTACAAGAGGCACAGGACTTTGCGTTGATTTCGCACGCCGCAACGCTGCAGGTACGCGTGCCCTTCTTGCACTTCTTTGACGGATTTCGAACGTCCCATGAAGTGTCCAAAATTGTCCAAGTCAGTGAAGACGACGTTCGCGCGATGATCGATGAAGACGCCGTCGTGGCGTGTCGCGATCGCGCATTGACGCCGGATCACCCGGTCGTCCGTGGCACGTCACAAAATCCAGATGTGTTTTTCCAGTCTCGCGAAGCTGCCAATCTGTACTACTGCGGTCTCGGCCACATGTTACAGGCGACGATGGACCGGTTCGCCAAACTGACCGGTCGCCAGTATCACCTTTACCAATACGAGGGTGCCCCGGATGCCGATCGCGTGATCGTGATCATGGGCAGCGGCACCGGCGCCGTTCGCGAAGCCGTCCAACGTCTGAATGAACAGGGGCAAAAGGTCGGCGTCTTGTCGGTCAAGCTTTACCGCCCACTGGACGCCCAGCGTTTGATCGAAGCGTTGCCCGATACGGTGAACAGCGTCGCCGTGTTGGACCGCACCAAAGAACCGGGGGCGATCGGCGAACCGCTGTATCAAGACTTTGTTGTCGCCTTGGACGAACAGTGGGCCGAAACGCACCGGCACCGCGCCGAAAATCCGCCGCGGGTGATCGGCGGTCGCTACGGGCTTTCGTCCAAGGAATTCACGCCCGCCATGGCCGCGCGAGTCTTTGACGAATTGACCCAGTCCGGTGCCAAGAAACATTTCACGATCGGAATCTACGACGACGTGACCCGATTGAGCCTAGATTGGGACGTCGATTTTTGCACCGAGTCCGACGCCGTTACGCGAGCCGTCTTCTACGGATTGGGCAGCGACGGAACCGTTGGTGCCAGCAAGAACACCGTCAAAATCATCGGTGAAAACACACCGTTGTATGCCCAAGGTTATTTCGTCTACGACAGCAAAAAGTCGGGATCCACCACCGTTTCACATTTGCGGTTCGGCCCCCAACCGATCGATTCCACCTATCTGATCGATGAAGCTACGTTTGTCGGCTGTAACCAGTTTCCGTTCATGAAACGCTTGGACGTGCTGAAATCCGCTTCGCGCGGCGCCACGGTGTTGCTGAACAGTCCCTACGACGCCGATCACGTTTGGGACCAACTGCCGGCCACCGCCCAGCAACAGATTCTGGATAAAGACCTGAGCCTATACGTGGTGGATGCCTACAGCGTCGCGAAGAAAGCGGGCATGGGCAATCGGATCAACACGATCATGCAGACATGCTTCTTCGCCTTGTCGGATATCTTGCCCACCGAACAAGCCGTCGACCTGATCAAAGAATCCATCCGCAAGACGTACGGCAAACGCGGTGACGAAGTCGTCCAGAAAAACTTTGGTGCGGTCGACGCCGCCATCGAAGGTCTGGAGAAGGTCGACGTGCCCGGCGAAGTCACCACGACCCTGCAGCCCATGCCCGCGGTTTCGGGCGACACCACGGAGTTTGTTGATCTGGTCACGGCCCAGTTGATTGCCGGGGCCGGTGACTTGTTACCCGTCAGTGCCCTGCCCGTCGACGGTACATTCCCGGTGGGGACGTCCAAGTTTGAAAAACGCAGCATCGCCCAAGAAATCCCGATTTGGGATGCCGATCTGTGCACCGCGTGTGGGCTGTGTTCTCTGGTTTGTCCCCACGCGGCGATTCGTGCCAAGGTCTATCCCGTTGAACTACTGGTGGATGCACCGGAGTCCTTTGCGTCGGCCGCCTGGAAAGACAAGGCATCGCCCGGCCAAGCGATGACGATTCAGGTGTCTCCCGACGACTGCACGGGATGCCGTGTGTGTGTGGACGTGTGTCCGGCGAAAAGCAAGACCGTCGAAAACCACAAGGCCATCGACATGATGCCGATGCAGGATCATGCCGAGGTGGAACGAAAGAATTATGGATTCTTCGAATCGATTCCGGAGTTCGAACGATCCTCCGTCAAGCAAACGACGGTCAAGGGAGCTCAGCTTCTGAAGCCGTTGTTCGAATTCTCCGGTGCATGCAGTGGTTGCGGTGAAACGCCGTACATCAAGCTGATGACGCAGTTGTTCGGGGATCGTGCCGTGATCGCCAACGCGACCGGTTGTTCATCGATCTTCGGCGGCAATCTGCCGACCGCACCGTGGACCACCGACGATGAAGGTCGCGGTCCGGCGTGGGCCAATTCGTTGTTCGAAGACAACAGCGAATTCGGGTTGGGCATACGCTTGTCAATCGATCACCAACGGCAACAAGCCGAACACCTGTTGCGGTGCATGCAACCCAAGGTGGGTGACGAGCTGGTCGACGCGATCGTCGCCTTTCATGGTGGACCGGAGGCACAAGTCGAACAGCAACGTCAGCGAGTCGCGCAGTTGAAGCAGGCGTTGTCGGGCTTGGGCGACGATCCCATGGCCGCAGATCTGTTGGAACGCGCCGACGCATTGGTGCCCAAGAGTGTTTGGATCGTGGGCGGTGACGGTTGGGCGTATGACATTGGTTTTGGCGGTCTGGATCATGTGATTTCAACTGGTGCCAACGTCAACATCCTGGTGCTGGATACCGGCGTGTATTCCAACACCGGCGGCCAAAACTCCAAAGCCACGCCGCGTGCGGCCACCGCGAAGTTCGCCGCCGGTGGCAAGGCCGGGCGCAAGAAAGACCTGGGCATGATTGCGATGTCCTATGGCAACGCTTACGTGGCCCAGATCGCGATGGGGGCCAATCCGAACCAGACGATGAAGGTCTTCCACGAAGCGGAATCATTCGTCGGCCCGTCGTTGATCCTTGCATACAGCCCATGCATCGCTCACGGCATCGCGATGGGAACCGGGATGACCCACCAAAAAGATGTCATCGCATCGGGGTTGTGGCCGCTGTACCGTCACGATCCGCGTTTGAAGGACGAAGGCAAAAACGCATTTCGTCTGGACAGTCGCAAACCGAAGATCACGTTTGCTGAACTGGCCAAGCAGGAGGGCCGCTTCGCCGCCGTGTCGCGAACCGATCCCCAGCGTGCCGAACAGTTGTACCAACTGGCACAAGATGACATTGATCAACAGTGGCGACGATACGAATCGCTGGCCGCCGAAACGGAGTAG
- a CDS encoding DNA-3-methyladenine glycosylase family protein produces MSDDSESGDRPPGRLYTTTMRVAAETIADGDPVMAAVLQTHGPPPLWKRPQTFATFVRIILEQQVSLSSARSTFLRLSQSMPEGVTATRVAAAGQPGLQAVGFSRQKARYAVALADDVIAGRFRIPALRAMPDDHVRRQITDRLGLGDWSAGVYLMMAMLRPDVLPHGDLALVKGLAELDDAVYGDPDELERRTESWRPFRSVGVRMVWQAYLARRNQRFQPT; encoded by the coding sequence GTGTCGGACGATTCCGAATCGGGCGATCGGCCGCCGGGTCGCCTGTACACCACGACGATGCGGGTTGCGGCCGAAACGATTGCCGATGGCGATCCGGTGATGGCCGCAGTCCTGCAAACGCACGGCCCGCCACCGCTGTGGAAACGCCCGCAAACATTCGCGACGTTCGTCCGCATCATCTTGGAACAACAGGTGTCGCTGTCTTCGGCGCGGTCGACATTCCTGCGTTTGTCGCAGTCGATGCCCGAGGGCGTCACGGCGACGCGGGTCGCGGCGGCCGGCCAACCGGGTTTGCAAGCGGTCGGATTCAGTCGCCAAAAGGCCCGCTATGCCGTTGCGCTTGCCGACGACGTGATCGCCGGTCGCTTTCGTATTCCGGCTTTGCGGGCGATGCCGGACGATCATGTGCGACGCCAAATCACCGACCGTCTGGGGTTGGGCGATTGGTCGGCGGGGGTCTATCTGATGATGGCGATGCTGCGTCCGGACGTGCTGCCCCACGGCGATTTGGCCTTGGTAAAGGGGCTGGCCGAATTGGACGATGCCGTCTACGGCGATCCGGATGAATTGGAACGACGCACCGAATCTTGGCGCCCGTTCCGCAGCGTCGGCGTGCGGATGGTCTGGCAAGCCTATTTGGCCCGCCGCAATCAACGG
- a CDS encoding YidH family protein, giving the protein MVAPEPEKDKADRRNDLALIRTDLANERTLLAYVRTALMFAGSGITLIKFFADLSWTRSVAWVLITAGALMLLVGIVRFIRLGRRMH; this is encoded by the coding sequence ATGGTCGCACCGGAGCCCGAAAAAGATAAAGCTGATCGCCGAAATGATCTGGCGTTGATCCGCACCGACCTGGCCAACGAACGCACCTTGTTGGCTTATGTGCGGACCGCTTTGATGTTCGCCGGAAGCGGAATCACGCTGATTAAATTTTTCGCGGACCTGTCGTGGACACGAAGCGTCGCCTGGGTGCTGATCACCGCCGGCGCACTGATGCTGTTGGTCGGCATCGTGCGTTTCATCCGACTCGGCCGACGAATGCACTGA